In one window of Agromyces badenianii DNA:
- a CDS encoding DUF4166 domain-containing protein, with amino-acid sequence MTEASEQLGLSTVGPVFPRALGDGFERLHPMMQRRFGVSLDARYACIGRGVMTRVRRGPWWTVPFLQVGRLRNILIPDVGSDVPFTIENHAYLDPFGRETVTFVREYRVPGRRRVSRFDATMVIDPRRGTVVDYLGTHQHLAVDLGLTVEPDGSLLLRSGTQRFREGWIDFRFPMLFSGYAELREGFDEDSGVYRVKLEVRNRVFGFLFGYEGWFTCEFPEAPAVPRHVLPKRHESRY; translated from the coding sequence GTGACCGAGGCCTCCGAGCAGCTCGGCCTCTCGACCGTCGGCCCCGTGTTCCCGCGCGCACTCGGTGACGGGTTCGAGCGGCTTCACCCGATGATGCAGCGCCGATTCGGTGTCTCGCTCGACGCCCGGTACGCCTGCATCGGCCGTGGGGTGATGACGCGCGTGCGCCGGGGCCCGTGGTGGACGGTGCCGTTTCTGCAGGTCGGGCGGCTTCGGAACATCCTGATCCCGGATGTCGGCAGCGATGTGCCGTTCACGATCGAGAACCACGCGTACCTCGACCCATTCGGTCGGGAGACCGTGACGTTCGTGCGCGAGTACCGCGTCCCAGGGCGACGGCGCGTGAGCCGCTTCGACGCGACCATGGTGATCGACCCTCGACGCGGCACGGTGGTCGACTACCTCGGCACGCACCAGCACCTGGCCGTCGACCTGGGCCTCACGGTCGAGCCCGACGGATCGCTGTTGCTGCGCTCGGGCACGCAGCGATTCCGTGAGGGATGGATCGACTTCCGGTTTCCCATGCTGTTCTCGGGGTATGCCGAGCTGCGGGAGGGGTTCGACGAGGATTCCGGGGTCTATCGGGTGAAGCTCGAAGTGCGCAATCGCGTCTTCGGCTTCCTCTTCGGCTACGAGGGCTGGTTCACGT